Genomic segment of Notolabrus celidotus isolate fNotCel1 chromosome 1, fNotCel1.pri, whole genome shotgun sequence:
TGAACAGGCCAGCTTTAATCCCAACAATCAACTAATAGCTTAAAAGTTTGTCAAAGCCTCTAAAACTTTTAACTCTCGCAACCCacagatccgtgtccgatccTTCATAGCACCAGATAtgataggtttccattctagtcaatgtgttaacttccactggatttgctccgttgcgttccagctgcgtctctgatccggcaggtcggagccctccggatcagatacacaagacttctatttttgctggaatGCGGAGCACGACGCaccaatctcaacagagcagatggagcgggacaggaagtcaggcaccaaaacaaaatgaaaccatccggttaattttcagaataaaacactctgtgttatcaccagatcgtatttcacttaactacaacaacaaactgtcatgatgagcggagccaggcctggagtcaacaggtcagaggttttcagaggaccagaaagaaaacatggataaggagaggaggaggaaaattcttgattcagtaattactgtgggaaaacctcggtcacatgactcaagctGTCTGACGGAGCAGGACCCtagggtgttgacggatgacacggatctggttgaagtccGATATCAGAGTTTTAATGCTGCAAGCACAAgttatgaccatagactgtatagaaacatggacaacatgacagcttCTCAAAGGTGAAGCCGAGCCTTTTTGAGCTCCTCCTCTTTACTCGCTGCAGTCAAATAAATttagtttctgtcattatagtcaactcttatcatgctgatttatgcaCCGTACGctatgttccattattaacaaagactcaacatcaagacagggtaagatccagtccaatcttacagacaggactcagtctgatctcatcttaatccaccatgagcagagtacttttagcaagttacagtggcaaggacaaacttcctttaacaggcagaaaccttcagcaggaccagactcgtattagacacacatctgctgagactctaacttaaaaataaaaatgtatgtatttgaGTATTTATCTTTGTTGAACATGAAGAGTTGGTAACCTGTTGTCTATCTTTAAATACAGTCAAAGGTCGTAACAAATTTTGTGCtgaaaaatatgcaaatattctGAAGATTGATCAGGATTCGAGTGCTTCAAttaacagatgtgtgtctgagcAGTGAAACTCATACAGACCAAGTGACGGCTTAACAAACAGCTGCCAGAGTATAACTAATAATAACTAATAATGAGTTACTGACAAACTAACAAACAGATTCAGGTCATATGACGCCCTGCTTCAGCCCTCTAACCCCCCtctgtaacatttaacatctgtTCTGCTTAAAGCAGGCTGCACACTGATCGACAGAGTCGAACAGAAATAACTGAATGCATGTCAATGTTTTTAACGTCTGTTTAGTATTACAGGGTGAGACTGTCTTCTGGAATcaatgtttcatttgtttaccTGGGTTGTAAGTGTTCTTGAGCAATTGGTTAAAAGTTTGGTGTATATAAGTGTGTAAAAATGCAAATTACAATTTAGGGAAAGTGTCCTTaaaatttgaaaatattaaaattctcTGATTATGATTGTGTTTATTATAGTTCAAAGTTTGCACATATATTTATCACAGATTTGTTTTAGGAAagatcctcctcttctcatcatGTTGTCACTGAtcattttgttttcctgtttcagAAATGACGAGCAGAGAAGAagcccccgccccccccagtgTCCTCCCTCCTGTGGACGCTGCAGCGCCCCCTGCAagctttaacacaaacacacacctcctgtCTGTTGACCCCGTGCAGGTCAGAAACACACCTGAAACaccagggaggggagggagggggtgttATCATGGAGAGGAAAGTAGCTGGGGAAAGAGAAGCAGTGTGATTGGatgggagggatggagggggcGGAGACTGTTCAAAAATCCTTAAAGATGCTCTCTAGTGCATCAGTCCTAAACTTTCCTCCAGGGTCAGACAGCTTGATCATTCTTGGAGGTCTTCCAGTTTAATGtgaggagctttaatgttgcatcatgtgtttctctctccagGTACAACAACCTGCTGTTAGTCTGTCTGAACCCACACACTGTGACACTCCTACAAATATTGACACTAATGCTGCgacttcttctgtttctgtctggtAAGTTTTACATTGAAGCACTTCCACCACTTCATCTTACCCAGCTACTCACTTAAAATGCAAACACTTTGTCAAAAAACTTGATTAAAGATTAatttattgatctaaaattatttacagtttttaaaaatagtcccatatacatagactgtacaaataatggacgtagtatctgtcacccatctgttcctgagcgctattttgaagccaatcgacggtgggagccatattggaaaagcagaactcaaccaggcagagtgtgacgtataGAGGTGgggtttaagcctcctagccaacagctatgtgttcccgcctgtcagtcaagtcagtcatgttcttatttgggcGAAAACTCGaagtcttaatatcttctgaaccgtcatgttataaaaaaattcatccccctgaacagtgtgtgctgatagagaaattagctacgtagagccaagccgttttttgaaccaggctgtaaacatgtttattaaggctgtaaagattgtcttctttgaattggtgtgtatgtggtttctggtgtttctgcagccagcctcaagcagattctcgaggAAATTGCTGTtaatagcacttccgcatgggcttcttattttgagaccggaggttgctgcttgagctTAACCCAactacatctaaaaaaaaaacgcaaAGTGAGGGTGTctgaatattttaaatcaaCTAAAGTGGTGAAAAGATAAAAAGCCAGGGAcgtttttattgcatttctcACCCGTGCAGACAAGTTAGGTCCTGCTGAAGAGAGCAAACACTGCTGCAAGCCTGTCTCAAAACCAAACAGCTGTTTATCTAATGCTCGAAGTTAAAGAGCTGAACTCCTGCTGCTTAAACATCTTCTGTGGCATCTCAAACTGTTTTATCAACTTTTGCATCACTGCCCCTGAAGCACGGGTGGCCCTTAAAGCCTCCCTGCTGCTGCAAGAAGCTGTGGGCTGTTAGAGGATGTGCAGAATCAGGAGGAGCTAACACGACTAACAGTGTTCAACCAAACCGTCTCACACTCTGTTCATTAACTAAAACAacaactctctctttctctctcctccagctctgcctgctcctcctcctcctcttcctccagaccaGTGGAAACAACCTGCTCCATCTGCAGTTCAGCCTCATATCCTCTTCTTCCTACTCAcctgctctccctctcctcctccaacaAAGACTTCACTACCCAGCTCTCCCTTCTGCTCAGCTCCAacctgaaggagaggaggatacagaagaaggaggaggaagagaaagaggaagagacgaaggaggagagggagagggagagggaagagaagaggCCTGAAAACACCAGAGAGGTTCAGTCCCATGTTGAAGTCACTGAGGTGGAAATTCCCAGGTAATTTCACCAGCTGCTTGCTCAGACTCTGAGTCccagtttctttgtgtgtttctatgATCCGCTTAACTTCTACTTAATCTATGATCCGCTACAAATTTCAGCAACAATTTAGGCTTTTCCCCCAATGGTCGACGTTCTTAAAACTGGTTTCTGGAAGTCCTAAAAGTCATCAGTGTTATAAGGGATCCTCTGAGGTTGCATTCACTGACTCCCTGATGTTTCCTCAGGTTTCTGGGATTCTAAACTTTATTGATAGTTCTGAAAACGCCTACCCTGAAGGTCCCTGAGAGTCCCTTACAGATTTCCTGAAACGACCACACTGCTCTAGTTTTTCAAATCCTTCAGAAGTCCCTTTAGTTTTGATGATTTCATCTTGTTTCTACGTCTCTTAGATGTTCCCCTAGCCTCCCAATTAGTTAAGTTGTCTCTGAGTTTCCCTGTAGGTTCCTAGAGCTCTAAAAATACAGAGTTACCATGCTAACCGAAACAACGATTtagtcacattgttttgatgctaatggaagctaacggttttacctcaccttacggtctatggtgtcaacaagcagaagctaaatgtgccggaactcttttccgtggattgatttgacatgacgtgtgatcagtttgcctctggagTTGCTCATGGTAGTGAAAACCGTTGTCAAgtagttttgaccaatcagaatcaagcatcttacacagctggaagatcagtaagagagccgagTAATAAGAGATATTCACCAAATCTCCGATTAACCACAGTTGCCTCAGATTTTTTTGAGTCTCTTACAGAATTCCTATTTTTGTCATCACTCCTCGATTTATAATCCGATTTCTTGGAGGTCAAGGATTTTTAAGAAGTCCTCTTAAATTTTCTTTGATTCCTAAATTCCCCAGATCATAATGTTATGTTTCTAGGATCCTCCAAAGCACATGTCTGAGATTTTAAAATGCTCTCAAAGTTGTTGAACTTGTTAATCCAGTCCAGGCTCCAGGGACGGATACTTTGAGATGGGTCTGGATGACTCTGTTGAAGAGTCCGTCTGCTCTTCCTCCACATCGCTCactgctcctcctgcagaggaGCAGGTCAGCCACCAGGAGGGGctgtgtgaagaggaggaggaagtggaggagaaggaggaggaggtggtgaagGTCAGCAGGGTTCTGTGGTGCTACTGTGTTCAggtgaaggaggaggtggagcagaGGAGGGCCTGTCTGGTGCTGACGGAGCGGGAGTTGGGACTCCTGTGCCTCAAAGATGATTTCACCTGGACCAATCCAGACGCAGGTGAGCAAACATCAGTCTCAGTGAACCCTGAAGTGTGATAAAAGCTTTGATTGATGTTCTTTATCTGAGTTTGAAGAGTTATTATGTGCGTCTGCAGTATTGATTGATTCACCACGATCTGGTCTCCTGTTCTCAGACCAGGATCCAGCTGCCTCCGTCAAAGAGGTTCTGTCCAGCCTGCAGGTGGAGCTCCTGCTGCCACACTCCCAGCTCCTGCTCTCCCTCCGAGCAGAGCTCCCTGATTCCTGCCTCGCATTCGGCTGCCAAGACGAACCGACCCAGTGGTTCATCTTCTCTGAGTACGAGGAGCTCCAGCAGACCAGAGACGAGCTGACGAGACTGATCCAGGTCAGAGAGCAGATGCTTAAAGTCCTGGCAGCGCTTCCTGCAGACGTACTGTGCTCTCTTTCTTGCTTCTGTAGACTCTTTGCAACTTGAAAATTAAAACCCTTCTCCTGTTTTCCAGGCAGCAGACCCTCAGACTGACCTGAGGCCCTCACACACTCCTCAGCTCCTCCCCCGCTCACTCATCAACTCCTGGGAGCTAGAGGAGAGTCAGGGAGCCAAAGGAGGCTATCCtgcccacctcctcctcctcctccactcctccgCCAAAGACACCCATCATATCCTGTCTGACATTCTACCCAAGAACGAGGAGTCCAGCCTCCCCGTTCTCCTCTTTCTCACCCACCGACACATCTGGGTGCTGAAGGTGGACTTCAGAGAGctggaagaaagaaagcagaagaaTGCTAACCTTCACcaaccttcctcctcctcctcttccaacTACTCCTCCCGGTGCAGGCTGATCCGTGTCCCGCTGGGGTCCGTGGTTCTTCACCCCAGAGAGAGAACCTCCCAGGTCGGGGACAGAGCCAGCGACTCCACCTGCACGGACCGGAAACACCAGCACAGGTTAGAAGCTGTGAATGAGTAATGTTTGAACTGTGTTTATGAGTTCTTCTGTGACATTACCTTCACATATCGCTCTGTTTTCAGGAGTTATTGATCTCATTGTGACTGTCACATTCAGGTGTAAACACGgtgtggagctgctgctgggcgatcagaagctgctgctgctcttcccTCTGGCCCACGACAGGAGCTCCTTCCTGGGGGAGCTGAGCCAGCGGAGAGCCTCTCTAGAGGGGCTGAAGGTGGTCGCTCTGCACCGGCCCTGCACGTCCTGCCCACACCAAGGACAACACCCACCAGGTGAAGACCCACTGACTGCTCATAGACCTTCAGTCTCTTTAATAGTTGTTCACTCAGAACCTTGCTggcttttaaaaagtgttaaccCTTTATTGTTCTCAGGCTGCTGCAGATCCAGAGATCAGTGCTGCTGTAAAAGTAGGAAATCAAACAGCACCAACAGGTAAGACTTGAGTCAGGTCCATCCTTGGTTACTTCCTCTGTCCTGCGTTTACCATAATTATTCAGTTACTTTGTAGTAGTCAACAGTCGCATGTTTttaaaccctcctcctcctcctcctcctcctcctcctcatcctcctcctcctcagctgggACTCCTCACACCCACAGCTGGAGGATAACCAACCTTCCTCCCACCTCCTGCCAGGTCTCTCCCCTGGACTGAAGCTCCTGTCTGAGCTCCAAGGGCAGGACCTTATGGCCTACTTCAACAAATACATAGCGATGgtaggacacacacaaacatacttgTGTCTGTGTATGCAATGATGTTGAGCAGCTTGTTTgcaaattgaaaaacaaaaaatttgcTGATCAACAGTCTCtgattatttcctttaaaaatgaattctcTTGAATATCATGAAATGGCAAAAAGTTTCAGAAGTCTTTAGTCTTAAAATGTCAATCTGTGAAAAGTCAAAAAGTTAGAGACAACAAAATGACCTTAATGGAGTGCAAACTACGAGTCAAGACAAAAAAGTCACCTCAAAGAAAGTTGCTGTGCACAACTTCTACATCATTCTGTTATATAGAAATGATCAGATTACTTGAATTTATTCTTCTAGATTATTTATAAACTGTGATAAAGCccagtatgtttttttatttctgagtcAGAGCTCTCCTTTCTCCCTCAGTATCGATCTCTCATCATTTCTGTAATCAGTAGAAATTCCATCTccatgttttttctctctgataTCAGTCAGAAGCGGAGGAGGTGCGACAGGTCTTGTGGCTGTCTGTGGTTCTCTACAAGTCTCCAGAGTCtgaactcacctgctgtctgctgctctCCACTGACACAATCTACTTCCTCTTAGAAGACTCTGCCTCCACGCTTGGGCATCACTCAGGTAGGATAAGGAGTCAGAGTCAGATGTCTCCGCAGTCTTTGAGTTTTATTAAATATCTTTCATTTCTATCTGacttcatctctctgtttctgtcagtgCTGGACACGATGGACTCTAGAGATCCTGACGTcactctgtgctgctgtctgtcCATCAGACTGTCTGATCTGCTCTCTGTTAACGTGGGACTGTTCGATCAGTACTTCAGGGTCGTAGGTCAGTGgatgaacacacaaacaaactttcaGCGCTTACAAAAGTCAAACAGATACAAACCCCTCACTGAATGaacccctctctctgtttctacaGGTCGCTCAGCCGATCACATTGTGTGCTGTCTCAGCAGGGACAGTTACGGGACGGGCGTCTTCCTCCAGGAGCTGATGTCggctctcagcctgcagcagcagcttcctccTCCTGAGCCGTCAGATCAGGACTTCTACTCGCAGttcaccaacacaaacacaggtgagaCGCCACGCTGAGACGCCGTTTGTCAgggatttaaaatgtatttgacatcAGATAGTACCTCAACAACCTGCTGATAAATAAATGCTTTACACTCTAcactttgtatttatgtataacTAATTACATTTGGCAGGCATGTGGCTTACACACTAAATTAGAAGAGGTTTCTGGACCTCACAAAAATCTATATTTCACCCAGAAACCATTTTAAACTTGAATttgaatatttatatatttatttgtccAAAGGTCCAAAAAGTTCcaacagaaatgttttaaaacttGAAATTTGAGTCTGGACTCAAAGACCAATCCTATCTGTTACTCTGATGTGTGTTGACTGATTGGATTTTGTCTCCCCCCCGCAGGTAAGATGCAGAACTACGAGctggtccacagcagcagggtgAAGTTCATTTATCCCAGCGAGGAGGAGATGGGAGATCTGACCTTCATCGTGGCAGAGAGGAAGACTGCAGCTAGCGCAGCATCCTCTAACTCACGCTCCTTTAATGTCCTGCTGTACCTGCTGGTCTTTCAGGTGAAGACTTATTAACTGTGATTTAAGAGGGGGGTGCATGCTTagactgtttctgcagctaaGGAGCAACAGAATTTCTCCAGAGTTAAAAAGGCCAATTGTAGTAGTCAAGTGAATGTTGCTCTGTATCTGATATATGTGTAAGTTTGTATTGTGGACTTAAAGAATAGATGAAATAGTTATGAAAGTGCTTAAAACCTTCTCTCACTTGCAAACAGATCAGTAATCAGAGGTTTAGATATCCAGGTTTTTGTATTTGCTTCTGTTTAGAGCCCCTAACAGTGGACTAGGTTAATAAATTACATGCTTTGGTCTCTGTCTCCAGGTCCAGATCCCCAGCAGTCTCCCCAGCCAAAGCTCCTCTCTGTCAGGTCAGATCCCTCCATCTCCTGTCCTCCAGCCCAGGACTCTGATCCTCACCAGCACTGACGTGTTCCTGCTGGATGAAGACTACGTCAGCTATCCTCTGCCTGACTTCGCCAAAGAGCCTCCATCGAGGTGAACACACGGGCAGCCCTGCCCTTCTCtgtcacacattttcaaaacgCCTACCTCCTTTTTATCCAGGAGGGTCATTCAAGAGCA
This window contains:
- the nisch gene encoding nischarin, translating into MDSAPFPEEVSERRVCVVGSELVENYTVYIIDVTDGEHRWTVKHRYSDFHDLHEKLTAEKKVDRRLLPPKKMIGKNSKSLVERRQKELELYLQTLLQQFPQATPTPLAFFLHFHLYEINGITAALAEELFHKGEQLLQAGEVFSLHPLQLYSVTQQLRLAKPTCFNGDAKTDLGHILDFTCRLRYLKVSGTRGPVGTSNIEESSLPFDLSVFKALLQIEISDCSSLQIRGLSSLRLSLATLSIHRSSETMMAILVPEASEFSQWEAEGSESGCPVTAVIPVWKNLTTLDMSHNCISSIDSSVKLIPKVEFLDLSYNQLSTVENLQHLYNLVHVDLSYNNLRVLEAAHTRLGNIKTLNLAGNQLDQLTGLTKLYSLVNLDLSHNQLAQLEEIRNIGSLPCLEKLNLSSNPMCIIPDYRTKVLAQFGDRASEVCLDSKVTTEKELDTVEVLKAIQKAKEVKDRKSSGDKKISEETRLSAPAPPHLSSSSSPPTSSSSSRCSSAVAPPAVTSSSSTSSSSSSSTCPAQQAACPSQEMTSREEAPAPPSVLPPVDAAAPPASFNTNTHLLSVDPVQVQQPAVSLSEPTHCDTPTNIDTNAATSSVSVCSACSSSSSSSRPVETTCSICSSASYPLLPTHLLSLSSSNKDFTTQLSLLLSSNLKERRIQKKEEEEKEEETKEEREREREEKRPENTREVQSHVEVTEVEIPSPGSRDGYFEMGLDDSVEESVCSSSTSLTAPPAEEQVSHQEGLCEEEEEVEEKEEEVVKVSRVLWCYCVQVKEEVEQRRACLVLTERELGLLCLKDDFTWTNPDADQDPAASVKEVLSSLQVELLLPHSQLLLSLRAELPDSCLAFGCQDEPTQWFIFSEYEELQQTRDELTRLIQAADPQTDLRPSHTPQLLPRSLINSWELEESQGAKGGYPAHLLLLLHSSAKDTHHILSDILPKNEESSLPVLLFLTHRHIWVLKVDFRELEERKQKNANLHQPSSSSSSNYSSRCRLIRVPLGSVVLHPRERTSQVGDRASDSTCTDRKHQHRCKHGVELLLGDQKLLLLFPLAHDRSSFLGELSQRRASLEGLKVVALHRPCTSCPHQGQHPPGCCRSRDQCCCKSRKSNSTNSWDSSHPQLEDNQPSSHLLPGLSPGLKLLSELQGQDLMAYFNKYIAMSEAEEVRQVLWLSVVLYKSPESELTCCLLLSTDTIYFLLEDSASTLGHHSVLDTMDSRDPDVTLCCCLSIRLSDLLSVNVGLFDQYFRVVGRSADHIVCCLSRDSYGTGVFLQELMSALSLQQQLPPPEPSDQDFYSQFTNTNTGKMQNYELVHSSRVKFIYPSEEEMGDLTFIVAERKTAASAASSNSRSFNVLLYLLVFQVQIPSSLPSQSSSLSGQIPPSPVLQPRTLILTSTDVFLLDEDYVSYPLPDFAKEPPSRERYQLREARRIRDLDRVLLGYQTYPQALTLVFDDLPGPDLLCHLTMDHFAAGAEETPPRGGAASGGAEGEVQWCVFVPGADSRERLISLLARQWEVLCSRELPVELTG